In the genome of Bacteroidales bacterium, one region contains:
- a CDS encoding aminotransferase class III-fold pyridoxal phosphate-dependent enzyme yields MQLPLRQLFFNHVAQTSDTPLAFEVTKAKGNYLYDSNGTPYLDCISGISVGNIGYSHPKIVEAIQKQAGLYLHTMVYGEHVQSPQVLLAQKLAALTQQKLDSVYFVNSGAEAIEGAIKLARRYTGRKQLIACKNAYHGSTTGAMSLMSSHAYQETYGPFIEDVAFIEFNNIDSIQVISEKTAAVFVELVQGEAGYIPARKDFLLALKQHCQKVGALLIFDEIQSGMGRTGKMFAYEHYNITPDVLILAKALGGGLPLGAFIATKEVMSVFTHNPMLGHMTTFGGNPLSCAASLAAIEALENEHLMATVSEKEQLFKSLLKHDKIKEVRGLGLMIAVELDRFDHVLAVIQKAFNQQLLLDWFLFNETAIRIAPPLSITKNEISRICEVIKAAL; encoded by the coding sequence ATGCAACTTCCTTTACGTCAATTATTTTTTAATCATGTAGCTCAAACATCCGATACTCCTTTAGCTTTTGAAGTTACTAAAGCAAAGGGTAATTATTTATACGACTCCAACGGAACACCTTATTTAGATTGCATTTCGGGTATATCGGTCGGAAATATCGGTTACAGCCACCCCAAAATTGTTGAGGCAATCCAAAAGCAAGCAGGCTTATATTTACATACCATGGTTTATGGCGAGCATGTGCAGTCGCCTCAAGTTTTATTGGCACAAAAATTAGCAGCCTTAACCCAACAAAAGCTCGATTCGGTTTATTTTGTCAATTCCGGAGCCGAAGCTATAGAAGGAGCCATAAAACTGGCACGTCGCTACACAGGACGAAAGCAATTGATAGCTTGTAAAAACGCTTACCACGGCAGCACTACAGGCGCTATGAGTTTAATGTCAAGCCATGCTTATCAGGAGACCTACGGTCCGTTTATTGAAGATGTGGCTTTTATCGAATTCAACAACATTGATTCCATACAGGTTATCAGCGAAAAAACGGCAGCCGTTTTTGTTGAGTTAGTGCAAGGCGAAGCTGGCTACATTCCTGCCCGTAAAGACTTTTTGCTTGCCCTTAAGCAGCATTGCCAAAAGGTGGGTGCCCTCTTAATCTTCGACGAAATACAAAGCGGCATGGGACGGACAGGTAAAATGTTTGCTTATGAGCATTACAACATCACCCCCGATGTCTTAATCTTGGCAAAAGCCTTAGGTGGCGGGCTTCCCCTGGGAGCTTTTATAGCTACCAAAGAAGTAATGTCGGTTTTTACCCATAACCCTATGTTGGGACACATGACAACTTTTGGAGGCAACCCATTAAGTTGTGCTGCTTCGCTCGCTGCCATCGAAGCATTAGAAAACGAACATTTAATGGCAACCGTGAGTGAAAAAGAACAATTATTCAAATCGTTACTCAAACATGATAAAATAAAAGAAGTTCGCGGTTTAGGCTTAATGATTGCCGTTGAGTTGGATCGTTTTGACCATGTTTTAGCGGTAATTCAGAAGGCTTTTAATCAGCAACTTTTATTAGACTGGTTTTTATTTAACGAAACAGCTATTCGTATAGCTCCACCACTCAGTATTACCAAAAACGAAATTTCTCGAATTTGCGAGGTTATAAAAGCTGCATTGTAA
- a CDS encoding S8 family serine peptidase, translating into MRIFLKNSIILLIISLLNVVLWAQNTVILKIKPYYKEYCFDHSIQISSYHQLFLEKNISLKRLFPNAKAPVKNDELFSTKMVDISTIYEFSCTTEQEAQFFVQKLSKLPETEYCHIKHYPELLYSPNDPAIGAQYYLNNIKAYQAWDIFKGDSSIVIGIVDTGIELAHDDLWENLAYNAADPIDGNDNDGDGYVDNFHGWDLGNNDNSPEWSENTMGADAHGVFVTGMAAPKTNNATGIAGTAFKSKFLPIKINDSTGILTKAYEGIVYAADHGCKVINCSWGSPVPDDFGRDIVRYATYNRNCLVVAAAGNNGNTTNDVYYPAGYDEVMCVAATNQWDLKWVKSCYGPHVSVCAPGENVYSTYAHNSYTVGWGTSYASPLATSVAALCWGYRGKNLLPLQIRAIIEQTADNIDTLSDNIPFASQLGKGRINAYKALTDTIFKAVRFINYHFATHNDTTYLIGSFFNLFHETQHLYAKLSCSNPDIQILNDSLYIGHIDSLGQFTNDSNPFKITYRSGANYDMVASFFIELTDDGYTDKQYLKSTINPSFTDINNDPLTLSVCSNGRIGYNNTYPSQGSGILYRSTTSLISEMGLFVLQKNKASWCFKGKNDFKTMLRAEKNENSSFIEAHSLFNDSLNPFPLGIKVYHSAKLFKTFPNQDFIWLTYTLQNNNEQSLDSLYVGLFSDVDLLNPFRNSSRFDSLLSLLYIFPSGMNNIHAGIMLPDTFQKHFYAIDNDGTNGSLMVSDGINLNELIQSTQQQRYDAGGIYGNDLSYLVSYGPINIEANDTIQLTFILPFGRNEYELLTNASSAKEIFDSAIYVPSLSHSPSFSLYPNPTYDQLLINLDEKYYTPNTYLTIYNSLGQRLIYQPLNCNQIHINVTNFEQGIYFIQIQNEHFILNRSFLKQ; encoded by the coding sequence ATGAGGATTTTTTTAAAGAACAGTATTATTCTTTTAATAATCAGTTTGTTAAATGTTGTTTTGTGGGCTCAAAATACGGTTATTCTAAAAATAAAACCTTATTACAAAGAGTATTGTTTTGATCATTCTATTCAAATTTCTTCTTACCACCAACTTTTTTTAGAAAAAAATATTTCGTTGAAAAGGTTGTTCCCTAATGCAAAAGCACCAGTAAAAAACGACGAGCTTTTTTCTACTAAAATGGTTGATATATCGACTATTTACGAATTTTCGTGTACTACGGAGCAAGAGGCACAGTTTTTTGTTCAAAAACTTTCAAAACTGCCCGAAACAGAATATTGCCATATTAAACATTACCCCGAATTATTATACAGTCCCAACGACCCGGCTATTGGAGCACAATATTATTTAAATAACATCAAGGCTTATCAGGCTTGGGATATTTTTAAAGGAGATAGCTCCATAGTTATTGGCATTGTGGACACCGGTATTGAATTGGCTCACGACGATTTGTGGGAAAATCTAGCTTACAATGCTGCCGACCCTATTGATGGTAACGATAACGATGGTGATGGCTATGTCGATAATTTTCATGGCTGGGATTTGGGAAACAATGACAATAGTCCCGAGTGGAGCGAAAATACTATGGGTGCCGATGCACATGGTGTTTTTGTTACAGGGATGGCAGCACCTAAAACTAATAATGCAACAGGCATTGCAGGTACTGCTTTTAAAAGTAAATTTTTACCTATCAAAATCAATGATTCCACAGGCATTTTAACTAAAGCATACGAAGGTATAGTTTATGCTGCCGACCATGGTTGTAAGGTTATCAATTGCTCGTGGGGAAGTCCCGTCCCCGATGATTTTGGACGCGACATTGTTCGTTATGCTACTTACAATCGAAATTGCTTAGTGGTTGCTGCTGCCGGAAATAATGGCAATACCACCAACGATGTTTACTATCCTGCCGGTTACGACGAAGTTATGTGTGTAGCTGCTACCAACCAGTGGGATTTGAAATGGGTAAAATCGTGTTATGGACCGCACGTTAGTGTATGTGCTCCTGGCGAGAATGTGTATTCAACGTATGCACATAATTCCTACACCGTTGGTTGGGGAACTTCGTATGCATCGCCATTGGCTACCAGTGTTGCCGCTTTATGTTGGGGCTACAGGGGAAAAAATTTATTACCATTGCAAATTAGAGCTATAATAGAGCAAACTGCCGATAATATTGATACCCTTAGCGACAATATTCCATTTGCTTCACAACTTGGCAAAGGAAGGATTAATGCCTATAAAGCACTAACCGATACTATTTTTAAAGCAGTAAGGTTTATAAATTATCATTTTGCTACACATAACGACACTACATACCTAATCGGTTCTTTTTTTAATCTCTTTCACGAAACTCAACATTTATATGCGAAGTTAAGCTGCTCCAATCCTGATATCCAAATTTTGAACGATTCTCTTTATATTGGACATATTGATAGTTTAGGACAGTTTACAAATGATTCAAATCCATTTAAAATAACCTACCGTTCCGGTGCAAATTACGATATGGTGGCTTCGTTTTTTATTGAACTTACAGATGATGGATATACCGATAAACAATACTTAAAATCAACCATAAACCCTAGTTTTACGGATATAAACAACGACCCTTTGACACTTAGCGTATGTTCCAATGGTAGAATTGGCTATAATAATACTTATCCTTCGCAGGGAAGTGGAATTTTGTATCGCTCAACTACATCGCTCATTTCAGAAATGGGCCTTTTTGTGCTTCAAAAAAACAAGGCTTCGTGGTGTTTTAAAGGCAAGAATGACTTTAAAACAATGCTAAGGGCTGAAAAAAACGAAAACAGTTCGTTTATTGAGGCTCATTCGTTATTCAATGATTCTTTAAATCCCTTTCCTTTAGGAATTAAAGTTTATCATTCGGCAAAACTTTTTAAAACATTTCCCAACCAAGATTTTATTTGGTTAACCTATACCTTGCAAAACAACAATGAACAAAGCTTAGATTCGCTCTATGTTGGATTATTTTCGGATGTCGATTTGCTTAATCCTTTCCGCAATAGCAGTCGTTTCGATAGTTTATTATCTTTACTTTACATCTTTCCAAGTGGCATGAACAACATTCATGCAGGTATCATGCTTCCCGATACTTTCCAAAAGCACTTTTATGCTATCGACAACGACGGCACTAACGGCAGTCTGATGGTAAGCGATGGTATCAACCTAAACGAACTTATTCAATCTACTCAACAACAACGATATGATGCTGGAGGCATTTATGGTAACGATTTGTCGTACTTAGTCAGTTACGGACCTATCAATATTGAGGCTAACGATACTATTCAGTTAACGTTTATACTACCCTTTGGAAGAAATGAATATGAATTATTAACAAATGCTTCGTCAGCAAAAGAAATATTCGATTCAGCAATCTATGTCCCATCATTATCTCATTCACCTTCATTTTCATTATATCCAAACCCAACTTATGACCAACTTTTAATAAATCTTGATGAAAAATATTATACTCCAAATACATATTTAACAATATACAATAGTTTAGGTCAACGACTTATATACCAACCCTTAAACTGCAACCAAATACATATAAATGTTACAAATTTTGAACAAGGTATATATTTTATTCAAATTCAAAACGAGCATTTTATTTTAAATCGTTCTTTTTTAAAGCAATAA
- a CDS encoding response regulator transcription factor: MNCIIIDDDKMSRKVLEEYVKRTDSLKLLQTYSNAIEAINALTQLSEPVHLIFLDIEMPDMDGIDFLNTLKKTDSQIIIVSAKDKYAVTAFEYEVTDYLLKPFTYARFYKSVDRAFKKLDDFMAIKKPNNENAGSDEIFIKKNATLLKLNFNDIVYIEALENYIIINTYDEKYTIHFTMKSIEEKLPPSKFKRIHRSYIINIHKIKGIEENSVIIKTSEGTRLLPIGKSYKDDLLRDLNVILK, translated from the coding sequence ATGAATTGTATTATTATTGATGATGATAAAATGTCGAGAAAAGTGCTTGAAGAATATGTTAAACGTACCGATTCGCTGAAGCTTCTTCAAACTTATTCGAATGCTATTGAGGCAATCAATGCTTTAACGCAATTATCAGAACCTGTTCACCTTATTTTTCTTGACATAGAAATGCCCGATATGGATGGAATTGATTTTTTAAATACCCTAAAGAAAACCGATTCGCAGATTATTATTGTTTCGGCTAAGGATAAGTATGCTGTTACTGCATTTGAATATGAGGTTACCGATTACTTACTCAAACCTTTTACCTATGCACGTTTTTACAAATCGGTAGATAGGGCATTTAAAAAACTTGACGATTTTATGGCGATAAAAAAACCGAATAACGAAAATGCCGGAAGCGACGAAATTTTTATTAAGAAAAACGCCACTTTGTTAAAATTGAATTTTAATGATATTGTTTATATCGAAGCGTTAGAAAATTATATCATCATCAATACTTACGACGAAAAATACACCATACACTTTACCATGAAGTCGATTGAAGAAAAATTGCCTCCATCTAAATTTAAACGTATTCATCGCTCGTACATTATCAACATCCATAAAATAAAAGGTATTGAAGAGAATTCCGTTATTATTAAAACCAGCGAAGGAACACGTTTATTGCCTATTGGAAAATCGTATAAAGATGATTTACTTCGCGACCTGAATGTGATACTTAAATAA